In Cupriavidus taiwanensis, the following are encoded in one genomic region:
- a CDS encoding anhydro-N-acetylmuramic acid kinase yields the protein MIPAPGSERYIGIMSGTSMDGADAVLVDFSGARPAVLAAASQPFPDTLRAAFGALQQPGDDEIHREALAANALAQVYADCVAALLREARVDAAAVAAIGAHGQTIRHRPGLYDGIGYTRQSQHPARLAELAGIDVVADFRSRDLAAGGQGAPLVPALHHALFGSDTETRVACNIGGISNISILPAAGGPVSGFDCGPGNALLDYWIGRHRGLAFDSNGDWAASGRVNAALLAQCLAEPYFSAAPPKSTGRDLFHPGWLEAQLAALPQLAPADVQATLAALTAEAIARDVRTGAPAARRLIVCGGGARNAFVMARLAQALPGVAIETSEDYGVPVSQVEAIAFAWLARQCLLRLPGNVPTVTGAAGPRVLGAIYPR from the coding sequence GTGATCCCCGCGCCCGGCAGCGAACGCTATATCGGCATCATGTCCGGCACCAGCATGGACGGTGCCGACGCGGTGCTGGTCGATTTCAGCGGCGCACGGCCGGCGGTGCTGGCCGCTGCCAGCCAGCCCTTCCCCGACACGCTGCGCGCGGCCTTCGGCGCATTGCAGCAGCCGGGCGACGACGAGATCCACCGCGAGGCGCTGGCGGCCAACGCGCTGGCGCAGGTGTACGCGGACTGCGTCGCCGCGCTGCTGCGCGAGGCCCGCGTCGACGCCGCCGCGGTCGCCGCCATCGGCGCCCACGGCCAGACCATCCGCCACCGGCCCGGCCTCTACGACGGCATCGGCTATACCCGCCAGAGCCAGCATCCCGCGCGGCTGGCAGAACTGGCCGGCATCGACGTGGTGGCGGACTTCCGCAGCCGCGACCTCGCCGCCGGCGGACAGGGCGCGCCGCTGGTGCCGGCGCTGCACCACGCGCTGTTCGGCAGCGACACCGAAACCCGCGTCGCCTGCAATATCGGCGGCATTTCCAACATCAGCATCCTGCCGGCGGCAGGCGGACCCGTCAGCGGCTTCGACTGCGGGCCGGGCAATGCGCTGCTCGACTACTGGATCGGCCGCCACCGCGGCCTGGCCTTCGACAGCAACGGCGACTGGGCCGCCAGCGGGCGCGTCAACGCCGCGCTGCTGGCGCAGTGCCTGGCCGAGCCCTATTTCAGCGCCGCGCCGCCCAAGAGCACCGGGCGCGACCTGTTCCATCCCGGCTGGCTGGAAGCGCAACTGGCGGCGTTGCCGCAGCTTGCGCCGGCCGACGTGCAGGCCACCCTGGCCGCGCTGACCGCCGAGGCCATCGCGCGCGACGTGCGCACCGGCGCGCCCGCTGCGCGGCGGCTGATCGTCTGCGGCGGCGGCGCGCGCAATGCCTTCGTGATGGCGCGGCTGGCGCAAGCCCTGCCCGGTGTCGCCATCGAAACATCCGAAGACTACGGCGTGCCGGTATCGCAGGTCGAGGCCATCGCCTTTGCCTGGCTGGCGCGCCAGTGCCTGCTGCGCCTGCCCGGCAACGTGCCCACCGTGACCGGCGCCGCCGGGCCGCGCGTACTGGGCGCGATCTACCCGCGCTGA
- a CDS encoding M23 family metallopeptidase, giving the protein MWSRLREVFARELVVLVDPTSPQHARRRKQLTASVGAIFTLGMAAAMGVAPRSAYDDPRAPRTQQALRMPDVREQLEQLTDSQAVYVREERMQRGDTIASLLKRLGVDDADAQAFIVKNPTARGLFNLNPGQAVQAEIDESNTLVSLQANLGGDAAASRELVIERVRAASGDTAAAYKAKVQRVDNDVHYEMASGAISAGGFFKAMDAAHVPDEVVQQMLSIFSGVIDFHHDIAGGDRFRIIYEAGFRDGTFVRNGRVVAVELINRNQLHQALWFAPEGSKDGGAYYTFDGRSMKRPFLRSPVEFSRVSSGFGGREHPLHHDWAQHKGVDFAAPTGTKVLATGDGMVEFVGQQNGYGNIVILSHPNGYSTYYAHLSGFAGMRQGQTVRQGQLIGYVGATGWATGPHLHYEFRFNDVPQNPLTVTLMESPPLTGKSRQEFLTYTSGLLSRINALRTYNVLTAAN; this is encoded by the coding sequence ATGTGGTCCAGACTCCGCGAAGTTTTCGCGCGTGAGCTGGTGGTGCTGGTCGATCCGACCAGCCCCCAGCATGCGCGGCGGCGCAAACAACTGACGGCCTCGGTCGGTGCGATCTTCACGCTCGGCATGGCCGCGGCCATGGGTGTCGCGCCGCGCAGCGCCTACGATGATCCGCGCGCCCCGCGCACGCAGCAGGCGCTGCGCATGCCCGACGTGCGCGAACAGCTCGAACAGCTCACCGACAGCCAGGCCGTGTACGTGCGCGAAGAGCGCATGCAGCGCGGCGACACCATTGCCAGCCTGCTCAAGCGGCTGGGCGTGGACGATGCCGACGCGCAGGCGTTCATCGTCAAGAACCCCACCGCGCGCGGCCTGTTCAACCTGAACCCGGGCCAGGCGGTGCAGGCGGAAATCGACGAGAGCAACACGCTGGTGTCGCTGCAGGCCAACCTGGGCGGCGACGCGGCGGCCTCGCGCGAGCTGGTGATCGAGCGCGTGCGCGCCGCCAGCGGCGACACCGCCGCCGCGTACAAGGCCAAGGTCCAGCGCGTCGACAACGACGTCCACTACGAGATGGCCTCGGGCGCGATTTCCGCGGGCGGCTTCTTCAAGGCCATGGACGCGGCCCACGTGCCCGACGAAGTGGTGCAGCAGATGCTGTCGATCTTCTCCGGCGTGATCGACTTCCACCACGACATCGCCGGCGGCGACCGCTTCCGCATCATCTATGAAGCGGGCTTCCGCGACGGCACCTTCGTGCGCAATGGCCGCGTGGTCGCGGTGGAGCTGATCAACCGCAACCAGCTGCACCAGGCGCTGTGGTTCGCGCCCGAGGGCAGCAAGGACGGCGGCGCCTACTACACCTTCGACGGGCGCAGCATGAAGCGGCCGTTCCTGCGTTCCCCGGTTGAGTTCTCGCGCGTGTCCTCGGGCTTCGGCGGCCGCGAGCATCCGCTGCATCACGACTGGGCCCAGCACAAGGGCGTCGACTTCGCCGCCCCGACCGGCACCAAGGTGCTCGCCACCGGCGACGGCATGGTCGAGTTCGTCGGCCAGCAGAACGGCTACGGCAACATCGTCATCCTGTCGCACCCCAACGGCTACTCCACCTACTACGCGCACCTGTCCGGCTTTGCTGGCATGCGCCAGGGGCAGACCGTGCGCCAGGGCCAGCTGATCGGCTATGTCGGCGCGACCGGCTGGGCCACCGGCCCGCACCTGCACTACGAGTTCCGCTTCAACGACGTGCCGCAGAACCCGCTGACCGTCACGCTGATGGAATCGCCGCCGCTGACCGGCAAGTCGCGCCAGGAATTCCTGACCTACACCAGCGGGCTACTCAGCCGCATCAACGCGCTGCGCACCTACAACGTGCTGACCGCCGCCAACTGA